The DNA sequence TTCTAACTCAGCAGGCAGATGACACGCCTTGCCATACACCAATTGGAAAGGCGACATTCCTAGAGAAGTCTTGAATGTTGTTCTATAGGCCCGCACAACTTCATCTAGCTTCAATGACCAATCCATCCTTGACGGACTCACAACCTTCTCCAAGATTTGCTTGATTTCTCGATTATAGACTTGAGCCTGTCCATTAGTTTGAAGATGATAAGCTGTGGCAACACGATGATACACTCGATACCTTTCCATTAATGCAGTAGATATGCGATTGCAGAAAaacgatccctcgtcactgattattaCCCTTGAAGTACCAAAATATGTGACTAtatgcttatgaagaaaatttattACCACCTTAGCATTATTAGTTGGCAAAGCTTTAACCTCAACCCATTTAGACACATAATCCACTGCTAAAAGAGTATATTGATTGTtacaggacgagataaatggtaTCATGAAGTCTATTCCCCACACATCGAAAATCTCAACTTCCaaaagcacattaagaggcatctcatctctcttggacatatttccaacCCATTGACAGCGATCACATCTTAACACGAAGtaatgagcatctttaaacaaagttggcCAGAAAAATCCCGCCTGAAGAATACGGGCAACTGTCTTCTCTCCTCTATAATGACCACCATACGCAGTGGCATGACAATCTCGCAAAATACCCTCCGTTTTACTATAAGGAATGCACCTCCTGATTATCTGATCTGCCCCCTGTCCAAACAAGAATGGCTCGTCCCATCGATACCACTTCACTTTATGtaaaaacttcttcctttgagcataagaaaATTTCGAGGGAATaacattactcacaagatagttcataCTATCTGCAAACTatggttcttcttcttgtacCCCAAAAAGTTGCTCATCAAGAAAAGATTCGTTGATTAACGTGTTATCTTGTGAAGCTTTACCTTGATCTTCCAAACATGATAGATGATCCGCTACCTAGTTTTATGTACCTTTCATGTCTTTGATTTCTAACTCAAATTCCGAAAGCAAGAGAATCCACCGAATCAATCGAGGTCTTGAATATTTCTTCGAGACCATATATCTAATAACAACATGATCAGTGTAAAACGTCACTTTTGTCCCAAACAAGTAATCTCTGAATTTCTCGAACCCGTAGA is a window from the Apium graveolens cultivar Ventura chromosome 1, ASM990537v1, whole genome shotgun sequence genome containing:
- the LOC141720046 gene encoding uncharacterized protein LOC141720046 gives rise to the protein MKVQDHDVTFNVFNAMKFPTDEEECYKVELVDSVVNSELDQLLRSDTLERAITGESDSEDKGAEQLQFLNASPWNRKLDLPFELAGHEYYFLWDGYSGYNQIFIALEDQENTTFTCPFGTFAFRRVSFGLCGAPTTFQRCMMTIFFDMIGINVEVFMDYFSIFGSSYDECLHNLSLDVPFKFDEKCLAAFESFKRSLTTTPGITTPDWDEPFEMMCDACDFAVGAVLGQRKKNIFHVGADQIIRRCIPYSKTEGILRDCHATAYGGHYRGEKTVARILQAGFFWPTLFKDAHYFVLRCDRCQWVGNMSKRDEMPLNVLLEVEIFDVWGIDFMIPFISSCNNQYTLLAVDYVSKWVEVKALPTNNAKVVINFLHKHIVTYFGTSRVIISDEGSFFCNRISTALMERYRVYHRVATAYHLQTNGQAQVYNREIKQILEKVVSPSRMDWSLKLDEVVRAYRTTFKTSLGMSPFQLVYGKACHLPAELEYKVY